CCCTGCTGGACGAGCCCCGCTCCGTCGACGTCCTCCGCGCCATGGCGCCGGCCGTGCTGCTCTCGTCGTGCGGCCACGTCCACCAGGCCCTGCTGCGCCGGCAGATGGCCTTCGCCCGCATCGCCCGGATCTCGGTGGCGGCCACGATCGTCGGCGGCGGCCTCTCCATCGTCCTCGCCGCCGCGGGTGGCGGCGTGTGGGCCCTGGTGGCGGGCACCGTGGCCGTGTCGGCGATCAGCACGGTCCTGACCTGGTGGTCGTCCGGTTGGCGCCCGGGCCGGGACCCCGACTGGCGCGCGTTCCGGGAGGTCGCCGGCTTCGGGGTGAACGTGTCCGCCGCCGACTTCCTCGAGTTCCTCGTCTTCCACGCCGACAAGGTGGTCGTCGCGCGGTACGTGGGCCAGCGCGGGCTGGGGTTCTACTCGTTCGCCCAGCGCCTCTTGATGTACCCCGTGATGTCGTTCACCAACGTGGTGACGGAGGTCCTGTTCCCGGCTCTGGCGCGCCACCAGGACGACGACGCCAAGGTGGTCGAGGCCTACCTGCGGGCATCGGCGGCGGTCGCCCTCGTCACCGTGCCCGCCATGGTCGGGGCGGCGATCATCGCCCGCCCCCTGGTGCTCACCACCCTGGGGCCGAGGTGGGAGCCGGTCGTGCCCCTGGTCTGGATCCTGGCGCCGGTCGGCGCCCTCGAGAGCGTGAGGCTCACGTGCCGGACCCTGTTCGTCGTCAAGGGCCGGGCCGACCTCCTGCTGCGATGGTCGCTGGTCTCGACGGGGGCCGTCATGGCCGGCTACCTGGTCGGCGTGCAGTGGGGGCTGACCGGGATCGCCGGCGCCTACGCGGCAGTGGTGGCCGCCCTGACCTACCCCGAGTTCGCCCTCGCCCTGCGCCTCGTCGGGCTCCGCGTGCGCTCCCTGGTGGGGGCCCTCCGCACCTGCCTTCTCGCCACCGCGGTCATGGCGGCTGCGGTCGCCGTCGTCCGGGTGGCCACCGAGCGCGCCGGCGCGGCGCCCTGGCTGGTCGTCGCCGCCACCGTCGGCACCGGTGCCGCCGTCTACGGCGGGACTATCCTCAAGGTTCGCCCCGCCGTCCTCGACGACCTCCTCATGCTGCTGTCGCCCCACCGCCCGCCCGGGCCTCCGGCCGACGACGCCGACCTCAAGGGCAGATGACCCGGTGTTCGATGCTCCCGACGATGCGGCCCCAGTTCTCGCTCGCCGCGACCACCCACAGGCCCCGCCGGTAGCGCGACATGGCGAGGTAGGGAAGGCGGGTGACCGTGTAGCTGTACGAACGGAGGACCTGGCGCGCCGTGCGGCGACCGGCGCCGCGGTCCCGGAAGTCTCGGTACAGGCGCGCCTCGGCCCGCTTCCAGGAGAAGACCTGGTGCGCCAGCTCCCTCAGCGAGTCGCGGTGGCGGTAGTGGACCACGGCCGCCGGGGCGTGGACGAGGCGGTAGCCGGCCAGCTGCACCCGCCAGGAAAACTCCACGTCCTCACAGTGGCCGTAGTCGGTGCGGAAGCCGCCCACCGCCCGCCACACCTCCGCCCGCACGGCGAGGTTGCCACTCAGTGCGAAGGGGAGGAAGCCGAGCGGCGCCGGCGTGTCGGCCTGGCCGGTGGGACCGCGCCATCGCCGGGCTGCCGGCGGGTTGAGCCGCTCGTCGTCGAGAGCACCGCCCACCACGTCGGCGCCGGCGGCCGCCGCCACCAGCTCGGCGAGCCACGTCGGCGCGGCCACGTCGTCGGCGTCGACGAAGGCGAGGACCCTGCCGCGGGCGGCGGCCGCGCCGACGTTCCGGGCGTGGCTCGGGCCGGCCCGGTCGGATGCGTCCACGATCTCGAGGTGCGGCACGCGGAGGGCCCACGACCGCACCACCTCCAACGACGCGTCGGTCGACCCGTTGTCGGCGACCACGACCTCCCACGACCCTTCGTAGGTCTGCGACGCCAGGGCGGCGAGCTGCTCCTCGAGGTGGTCGGCGGCGTTGCGCACCGGGATGACCACGCTGACGTCGACCGTCGCCTGTTCCATCGTTCAACCCGCTTCCCGCCCTGGCCCGTCCCGTGAGGTCGCCGTGACGTCGCTCACCAGCGTCGCACGCGCCGTCCTGCCCGCAGGGCTCCGCCGGTTGGGTGGAAGCGTGCT
This genomic window from Acidimicrobiales bacterium contains:
- a CDS encoding lipopolysaccharide biosynthesis protein, translating into MTSPSRDPEAPPGGRDGTGPGEQAVVSGTRWVALGQFSTQVTRLAVSIVLARLLEPADFGLLAAAMVVVMFLDLFKDLGTGMAVIQRPVVTDGLLSAVFVVNLAIGVVLAGALAVASPLFAALLDEPRSVDVLRAMAPAVLLSSCGHVHQALLRRQMAFARIARISVAATIVGGGLSIVLAAAGGGVWALVAGTVAVSAISTVLTWWSSGWRPGRDPDWRAFREVAGFGVNVSAADFLEFLVFHADKVVVARYVGQRGLGFYSFAQRLLMYPVMSFTNVVTEVLFPALARHQDDDAKVVEAYLRASAAVALVTVPAMVGAAIIARPLVLTTLGPRWEPVVPLVWILAPVGALESVRLTCRTLFVVKGRADLLLRWSLVSTGAVMAGYLVGVQWGLTGIAGAYAAVVAALTYPEFALALRLVGLRVRSLVGALRTCLLATAVMAAAVAVVRVATERAGAAPWLVVAATVGTGAAVYGGTILKVRPAVLDDLLMLLSPHRPPGPPADDADLKGR
- a CDS encoding glycosyltransferase, with translation MEQATVDVSVVIPVRNAADHLEEQLAALASQTYEGSWEVVVADNGSTDASLEVVRSWALRVPHLEIVDASDRAGPSHARNVGAAAARGRVLAFVDADDVAAPTWLAELVAAAAGADVVGGALDDERLNPPAARRWRGPTGQADTPAPLGFLPFALSGNLAVRAEVWRAVGGFRTDYGHCEDVEFSWRVQLAGYRLVHAPAAVVHYRHRDSLRELAHQVFSWKRAEARLYRDFRDRGAGRRTARQVLRSYSYTVTRLPYLAMSRYRRGLWVVAASENWGRIVGSIEHRVICP